A single Marispirochaeta aestuarii DNA region contains:
- a CDS encoding glycoside hydrolase family 16 protein — MTKHTLLLIATIILIVSIGTIGCALDLPVDAVDENEQLTEQDEAEEENEGESNPNVFLETFDTLDTSVWQVATWSEHGGQTGYDRCFVEDGKLNMIFINDSVDGYLNAALQTREEYLYGTWEASLKPSSVPGVLNSFFTIDWDDMSTSSSTSDGTKQEIDIEFLTYTFAEDFGRVHYAVHAEGYNSYESVPDIALDFNPSDDFHTWGFEITPEFIRWFVDDITLRTYTYSEGDINITEPYQLKLNVWSKENWINGPPEADVECIYQIDWIRFTPAE, encoded by the coding sequence ATGACTAAACATACATTACTCCTCATTGCTACGATTATATTAATCGTTTCGATTGGAACTATTGGATGTGCACTTGACCTTCCAGTTGATGCTGTAGATGAGAATGAACAGCTTACAGAACAAGACGAAGCTGAGGAAGAAAATGAGGGAGAATCTAATCCAAATGTATTCTTAGAAACCTTTGACACCCTGGACACTTCAGTATGGCAGGTCGCCACTTGGAGTGAACATGGTGGCCAAACCGGTTATGATCGGTGTTTTGTTGAGGATGGCAAGCTCAATATGATATTCATCAATGACAGCGTAGATGGGTACTTGAATGCTGCACTGCAAACCAGAGAGGAATACCTCTACGGAACCTGGGAGGCTAGTCTTAAACCTTCCTCCGTTCCTGGTGTTCTCAACTCTTTCTTCACAATTGACTGGGACGATATGAGTACTTCTTCTTCAACCAGTGATGGAACCAAACAGGAAATCGACATCGAATTCTTGACCTATACATTCGCAGAAGATTTTGGAAGAGTGCATTATGCAGTACACGCAGAGGGATATAACAGTTATGAGTCAGTACCGGACATTGCCCTTGATTTCAATCCATCCGATGATTTTCACACTTGGGGATTTGAAATTACTCCTGAGTTTATCCGTTGGTTTGTCGATGATATTACTCTTCGAACCTATACGTATAGTGAAGGTGATATAAACATCACTGAACCCTACCAGTTAAAGCTCAACGTCTGGAGCAAGGAAAACTGGATCAATGGTCCACCGGAAGCGGATGTGGAGTGTATTTATCAGATTGACTGGATCCGGTTTACACCAGCCGAATAG
- a CDS encoding FmdB family zinc ribbon protein gives MPTYDYECQSCGHVFEYFQSMSDDPLKECPKCGKEVKRLIGGGMGIIFKGSGFYVTDNRSGSSGSGGGAKKSSSGGGDSKSSDPSSAGSPAGDKKSGNSKESA, from the coding sequence ATGCCAACCTATGATTATGAGTGCCAGTCCTGCGGACACGTTTTTGAGTATTTTCAGAGCATGTCCGACGACCCCCTCAAGGAATGTCCAAAGTGCGGCAAAGAGGTAAAACGCCTTATCGGCGGCGGCATGGGCATAATCTTCAAGGGGAGCGGTTTCTATGTTACCGATAACCGCTCGGGTTCCAGCGGCTCCGGGGGCGGGGCTAAAAAGTCCTCGTCCGGCGGCGGAGACTCAAAGTCTTCCGATCCTTCGTCGGCCGGAAGCCCCGCCGGGGATAAAAAAAGCGGTAACAGCAAGGAGAGCGCCTGA